A genomic segment from Flavobacterium sp. 9R encodes:
- a CDS encoding amidohydrolase translates to MKKSIITVFAIAMLLLACKKEEKATQSSNQGVAEVYYNGDIITMEGDKPTYAEALVVKDGKIAFVGSEDEAMKQAGEGHVMKDLEGKTLLPGFLDAHSHYINSLLVANQCKLYAPPSGPAKDVPSIIATLKQYAAERNIPKGEMIMGYGYDDNVMPNGVLLNRDDLDKAFPDNPVRIDHVSMHGAVMNSLALKKYGIDANTKTPPGGVIVRKPGTQEPYGLIMETAFLPVMEKAEPMTAEQEIEWTKAGQMLYAEAGITTAHEGASHLPQIETMKRASEAGANIIDVVAYPFITDVDNILKVIPLTEWTKYNKGFKIGGVKITTDGSPQGRTAYFTTPYLTGGPGGEKNWKGELTFPQDMINKMVKKVYDMNVPLILHCNGDGSIDAFLKAYEFARAGDYNKPWNVTTIHTQFMRKDQIPKFVQYKVRPSFYTLHTYYFYEAHLKNRGFNQAQYISPMRDAIAAGLKPTNHTDFVVAPLDQMFMLWSAVNRISRAGANVGLDQRVTPYQALQAMTINVADQYDEISSKGSLKAGKRADLVILDKNPLKVDKTAIKDVKVIETIKDGKTVFIKK, encoded by the coding sequence ATGAAGAAATCTATTATTACAGTTTTTGCTATAGCGATGCTTTTGCTAGCTTGCAAAAAAGAGGAAAAAGCTACCCAGTCAAGCAACCAAGGAGTTGCAGAGGTGTATTACAACGGAGATATCATCACTATGGAAGGCGATAAGCCTACTTATGCAGAGGCTTTGGTTGTTAAAGATGGCAAAATAGCCTTCGTTGGAAGCGAAGACGAAGCGATGAAACAAGCTGGTGAAGGACATGTTATGAAAGATTTGGAAGGGAAAACTTTGCTGCCCGGTTTTTTAGACGCACACAGTCATTACATAAATTCTCTTTTGGTGGCCAATCAATGCAAATTATACGCACCGCCATCGGGTCCCGCTAAGGATGTACCTAGTATTATTGCAACATTAAAACAATATGCTGCTGAAAGAAATATTCCTAAGGGAGAAATGATTATGGGTTATGGATATGACGACAACGTAATGCCTAACGGGGTACTTTTAAATCGTGATGATTTAGATAAAGCTTTTCCAGATAATCCTGTTCGTATCGACCACGTTTCGATGCACGGAGCCGTGATGAATAGCCTTGCGCTAAAAAAATATGGTATCGATGCAAATACTAAAACACCCCCAGGAGGAGTAATTGTTCGAAAACCTGGTACACAAGAGCCTTATGGTTTGATAATGGAGACCGCTTTTTTGCCAGTGATGGAAAAAGCTGAGCCAATGACTGCAGAACAAGAAATTGAATGGACCAAAGCAGGGCAGATGCTTTATGCTGAGGCTGGTATAACTACCGCTCACGAAGGAGCTTCTCATTTGCCGCAAATCGAAACTATGAAAAGAGCTTCAGAGGCAGGGGCAAACATTATTGATGTGGTAGCTTATCCTTTTATTACAGATGTAGATAATATTTTGAAGGTCATTCCTTTGACTGAATGGACTAAGTATAATAAAGGTTTTAAAATTGGGGGTGTAAAAATTACCACTGATGGTTCACCACAAGGAAGAACGGCCTACTTTACAACTCCATATTTAACAGGTGGTCCAGGAGGAGAGAAAAATTGGAAAGGCGAATTGACATTTCCACAAGATATGATAAACAAAATGGTGAAAAAAGTGTACGATATGAATGTCCCTTTAATTTTGCATTGCAATGGCGACGGTTCAATTGATGCTTTTTTGAAAGCATATGAATTTGCTCGAGCAGGAGATTATAACAAACCTTGGAATGTTACGACGATACATACTCAATTTATGCGTAAAGATCAAATACCAAAGTTTGTTCAATATAAAGTTCGTCCTTCATTCTATACATTACACACGTATTATTTTTATGAAGCTCATTTAAAAAATCGTGGATTTAACCAAGCACAATACATAAGCCCAATGCGTGATGCCATAGCTGCAGGCTTGAAACCTACCAATCATACCGATTTTGTGGTGGCTCCTCTCGATCAAATGTTTATGCTTTGGAGTGCCGTTAATCGTATTTCACGCGCTGGTGCCAATGTTGGTTTGGATCAAAGAGTTACACCTTACCAAGCTTTACAAGCTATGACTATAAATGTTGCTGATCAATACGACGAAATAAGTTCTAAAGGTTCCCTAAAAGCAGGCAAAAGAGCCGATTTGGTGATTTTGGACAAAAATCCTTTAAAAGTAGATAAAACGGCTATTAAGGATGTAAAAGTAATAGAAACTATCAAAGATGGTAAAACAGTATTTATAAAAAAATAA
- a CDS encoding amidohydrolase family protein, producing the protein MKILKTILALVLFVSTIAIAQTTPTKILINNVQIFNGKDSKTVKGNVLIEDNLIKTISTNPIVTDRSGTTQIIDGQGKFLMPGLIDAHSHLMFESMPQMKALLSDVAYINLFAAKAAEKQLLRGFTTVRDVGGSSLPLHKAIQDGLVVGPRVFSSGAIISQTGGHGDFGLPTDVPRKIGELSYFERTGMVAIADGADQVLMRTREQLRQGATQLKLMAGGGVASDYDPLDVTQYTEAEFRAAVLAAENWGTYVTVHAYTPLAIKSAINAGVKCIEHGNLADEATAKFMAEKGIWWCLQPFLDDEDAIPFPNGSANRAKQLEMTAGTDNAYKMAKKFNVKVAWGTDCLFDAGLAQKQGKQLAKMKRWYTPFEILKMATSTNAELLALSGKRSPYQKGKLGEISEGSYADLILVDGNPLENIDLIANPDTNFKIIMKDGIVYKNTLVK; encoded by the coding sequence ATGAAAATATTAAAAACTATTTTGGCACTAGTACTTTTTGTAAGTACGATTGCAATCGCTCAAACAACACCAACAAAAATTCTCATTAACAATGTTCAAATTTTTAATGGAAAAGACAGCAAAACCGTAAAAGGGAATGTGCTAATCGAAGACAATTTGATTAAAACCATCTCGACGAATCCAATTGTAACCGACCGAAGTGGTACAACCCAAATTATAGATGGACAAGGTAAATTTTTGATGCCGGGTCTTATTGATGCACACTCACATTTAATGTTTGAGTCAATGCCGCAAATGAAAGCGCTACTCTCAGATGTGGCGTATATCAATTTATTTGCTGCTAAAGCTGCTGAAAAACAACTGTTGCGTGGTTTTACAACCGTTAGAGACGTTGGTGGTTCCTCACTTCCTTTGCATAAAGCCATTCAAGATGGACTTGTTGTGGGTCCAAGGGTTTTTTCGAGTGGTGCTATTATCTCGCAAACAGGGGGCCACGGCGATTTTGGTTTGCCTACCGATGTACCTCGAAAAATTGGAGAATTATCTTATTTTGAAAGAACTGGAATGGTCGCAATTGCAGATGGAGCTGACCAAGTATTGATGCGAACTCGCGAACAGCTTCGACAAGGTGCAACCCAACTAAAATTAATGGCTGGTGGTGGAGTTGCCTCTGATTATGACCCCTTGGACGTAACTCAATATACCGAAGCTGAATTTAGGGCCGCCGTATTGGCCGCCGAGAATTGGGGAACGTATGTTACCGTTCACGCCTATACCCCTTTGGCAATCAAAAGTGCTATAAACGCTGGAGTAAAATGCATTGAACACGGGAATCTTGCGGACGAAGCGACTGCAAAATTTATGGCAGAAAAAGGAATTTGGTGGTGTCTTCAACCTTTTTTGGATGATGAGGATGCTATTCCTTTTCCCAACGGAAGTGCCAATAGAGCCAAACAATTAGAAATGACCGCAGGAACTGACAATGCTTATAAAATGGCAAAGAAATTTAATGTGAAAGTAGCTTGGGGAACCGATTGCTTATTTGATGCTGGATTGGCACAAAAACAAGGGAAGCAATTGGCAAAAATGAAACGTTGGTATACCCCTTTTGAAATATTAAAAATGGCCACTTCTACAAATGCCGAATTATTGGCTTTGAGTGGAAAAAGAAGCCCCTATCAAAAAGGGAAATTAGGCGAAATTTCAGAAGGTAGTTATGCCGATTTAATTTTGGTTGACGGTAATCCCCTAGAGAACATTGATTTAATTGCCAATCCCGATACTAATTTTAAAATTATTATGAAAGACGGAATCGTTTATAAAAATACTTTGGTTAAATAA
- a CDS encoding M28 family peptidase — MKKYASLLSVFVLLLVLAAGYFLQMPQTIEYEEQNLANFSTKRAFKMVEKMTREPHYVGSANHDVVAQMLVQELKTMGIATQVQEGYTMSDWGNLVQSKNIIGRIKGTNSKKALLLLSHYDSAPHSFSHGASDDASGVATIIEGVRAFLQSKKQHKNDIIIVFSDAEELGLNGAALFVTQHPWAKEVGLALNFEARGSSGPSYMLMETNKGNAGLVNEFSKAGVTYPVSNSLMYSIYKMLPNDTDLTVFREKGNIQGLNFAFIDDHYNYHTQQDDSQHLAKNTLAHQGRYLMPLLTYFSNANLDVVQATEDEVYFTIPFTFISYPFSWVVPMTIIAGVFFVFFLFIGKAKRIFTFRELFKGLIPLLGALGIAGGLTYFGWKGLLWTYPQYNDLLNGFTYNGHDYIAAFVLLSLSICFLMYHWFSAKKVTMNHYVMVLLVWMVINGFIANSLAGAGFLIIPVYFGLIAFGAFVLTQKSNWVLNLICGIPAVLLLAPFIQMFPVGLGLKILFGSAILTVLTFALLLPVFGAFLHKGKWALGLFVLSLLFFAKGHFNSDYEIGKAKSNSLVYLYNADTNQAFWVTYDVNLDDWTKTYLGANPKSAKPLNDMPLFSKYNSGFTYAATTDFVGVKKPLILFTKDSIAGNLRYIQLKIIPNRKVNRYDIFANEAMTFYNFRANGARNLGDTSSTLERKGKKLLSYYVVNNAPLVLDFSINASAVIDMELLESSFDLLQNPMFNIKPRDNWMMPTPFVLNDAVVIRKKIRKGQQAIPKELVIPVTDSLVVAKDSLRK; from the coding sequence ATGAAAAAATACGCCTCTTTACTTTCGGTTTTTGTGCTGTTGCTCGTTTTGGCAGCAGGTTACTTTTTGCAAATGCCGCAAACCATAGAATATGAAGAACAAAATCTAGCCAATTTTTCGACCAAGCGGGCTTTCAAAATGGTAGAAAAGATGACGAGGGAACCGCATTATGTAGGTTCTGCCAACCATGATGTGGTCGCACAAATGCTAGTGCAAGAATTGAAAACGATGGGTATTGCTACTCAAGTGCAAGAAGGCTACACCATGAGCGATTGGGGAAATCTGGTACAGTCTAAAAATATTATTGGGCGCATTAAGGGAACGAATTCTAAAAAAGCGTTGTTGTTGCTCTCGCATTACGATAGTGCGCCGCATTCTTTTTCGCACGGAGCTAGTGATGATGCTTCTGGAGTAGCGACAATTATTGAAGGCGTTCGTGCTTTTTTGCAGTCCAAAAAACAGCATAAAAACGACATCATTATTGTTTTTTCGGATGCCGAAGAATTGGGTTTAAACGGAGCTGCCTTGTTCGTGACGCAACATCCTTGGGCTAAAGAAGTAGGTTTGGCACTCAATTTTGAAGCGCGCGGCTCTTCGGGACCGAGTTATATGTTGATGGAAACCAACAAGGGGAATGCTGGTTTGGTGAACGAATTTTCTAAAGCAGGCGTGACCTATCCCGTTTCAAATTCGTTGATGTATAGTATTTACAAAATGTTGCCTAACGATACGGACTTAACCGTTTTTAGAGAGAAAGGTAACATTCAGGGATTGAATTTTGCGTTTATCGACGACCATTATAATTACCACACCCAGCAGGATGATTCTCAGCATTTGGCCAAAAATACTTTGGCACACCAAGGTCGTTACTTAATGCCTTTGTTGACGTATTTTTCGAATGCCAATTTGGACGTGGTACAAGCTACTGAAGATGAGGTGTATTTTACGATTCCGTTTACGTTTATCAGTTATCCGTTTTCTTGGGTAGTACCGATGACGATTATTGCGGGAGTGTTTTTTGTGTTTTTCCTTTTCATTGGCAAAGCCAAACGCATTTTTACTTTTAGAGAATTGTTCAAAGGTCTGATTCCGCTTTTGGGTGCCTTGGGTATCGCGGGTGGATTGACGTATTTTGGCTGGAAAGGATTGCTTTGGACTTATCCGCAATACAACGATTTACTCAACGGATTTACGTATAATGGCCACGATTATATAGCGGCTTTTGTACTGTTGAGTTTGTCGATTTGTTTCTTGATGTACCATTGGTTTTCTGCCAAAAAAGTGACGATGAACCATTATGTAATGGTATTGCTAGTTTGGATGGTCATTAACGGATTTATTGCTAATTCACTCGCGGGTGCTGGTTTTTTGATTATCCCAGTCTATTTTGGATTAATTGCTTTTGGGGCGTTTGTGTTAACGCAAAAATCAAATTGGGTATTAAACTTAATCTGTGGCATTCCAGCAGTATTACTTTTGGCGCCATTCATTCAAATGTTCCCCGTTGGTTTGGGATTAAAAATCTTATTTGGTAGCGCAATCCTAACGGTACTTACTTTCGCGTTGTTGTTGCCTGTTTTTGGTGCATTTTTACATAAAGGGAAATGGGCTTTGGGATTGTTTGTGTTATCGTTGTTGTTTTTTGCCAAAGGTCATTTTAATTCTGATTACGAAATTGGAAAAGCAAAATCCAATAGTTTGGTGTACTTGTACAATGCAGATACCAATCAAGCTTTTTGGGTGACGTATGATGTGAATCTTGACGATTGGACCAAAACCTATTTGGGTGCCAATCCTAAAAGCGCGAAACCGCTTAACGATATGCCGTTGTTTAGCAAATATAATTCTGGTTTTACTTATGCAGCAACAACGGATTTTGTGGGTGTAAAGAAGCCTTTAATCTTATTTACAAAAGACAGTATTGCGGGCAATTTGCGATACATTCAATTGAAAATTATACCAAATCGAAAAGTCAACCGCTATGATATTTTTGCCAATGAAGCGATGACTTTTTATAATTTTAGAGCCAATGGTGCTAGAAATTTAGGTGATACCAGTTCGACCTTAGAACGAAAAGGCAAAAAACTATTGAGCTATTACGTGGTTAACAATGCGCCTTTGGTACTCGATTTTAGTATCAATGCATCAGCGGTTATCGATATGGAATTGCTAGAATCTTCTTTTGATTTATTGCAAAATCCAATGTTTAACATCAAACCAAGAGACAATTGGATGATGCCGACACCTTTTGTACTCAACGATGCTGTAGTCATTCGTAAAAAAATTAGAAAAGGACAACAAGCTATCCCTAAAGAATTGGTTATTCCTGTTACGGATTCATTGGTTGTGGCAAAAGATAGTTTGAGGAAATAG
- a CDS encoding endonuclease domain-containing protein, with amino-acid sequence MAKRKIIPYDPKLKELARQLRNDSTKTEIFLWLKLKGKQMYGYDFHRQKPIDSYILDFFCYELMLGIEVDGYSHEFLEVYNKDTVKEKRMNQLGITVLRFTDEQVLKDMENVLRAIEYYIIEYEKHTPSPSQEGS; translated from the coding sequence ATGGCCAAACGAAAAATCATTCCATACGATCCAAAGCTAAAAGAATTGGCTAGACAATTAAGAAATGATTCGACTAAAACAGAAATTTTTCTTTGGTTAAAGCTGAAAGGAAAACAGATGTATGGTTATGATTTTCATCGGCAAAAGCCTATAGATAGTTACATTTTAGATTTTTTTTGTTATGAGTTGATGTTAGGAATTGAAGTCGATGGGTATTCCCACGAGTTTTTAGAAGTATATAATAAAGACACTGTAAAAGAGAAAAGAATGAATCAGTTAGGGATTACGGTTTTACGTTTTACAGATGAACAAGTTTTGAAAGATATGGAGAATGTTTTGCGAGCTATTGAGTATTATATCATAGAATATGAAAAACACACCCCCAGCCCCTCTCAAGAGGGGAGCTAG
- a CDS encoding bifunctional GNAT family N-acetyltransferase/carbon-nitrogen hydrolase family protein yields the protein MQTKIKKVELRNLAFEDYKQLKNSMVESYPEMADSYWRSEDIERLLAIFPEGQLVILADGKVVGSALSLIVDEKLVDKRHNYLEVVGNYSFSTHNPFGEILYGIDVFIHPNYRGLRLGRRLYDARKELCEQLNLKAIVFAGRIPNYGQYADKMSPKKYIDKIKSKQLHDPVLSFQLSNDFHVLRVIKNYLVGDEDSKEFAVLLEWNNIYYDESPKLINTEKSVIRLGLIQWQMRSLSNLDALFEQSEFFIDVVSGYGCDFALFPELFTAPLMADYNHLTEAEAIRELAKYSDPIRKRFQEFAISYNINIITGSMPYLEGGNLYNVGFLCKRDGTSEMYAKIHVTPNEVQHWGMKGGSEIKTFDTDCGKIGVMICYDVEFPELSRLMVDEGMNILFVPFLTDTQNAYTRVKHCSQARAIENECFVAIAGCVGNLPKVNNMDIQYAQSAVFTPSDFAFPSNGIKAEATPNTEMTLIVDVDLDLLKELHEHGSVRILKDRRTDLYEIKKIKNGEK from the coding sequence ATGCAAACGAAAATCAAAAAAGTAGAATTGCGCAATTTGGCGTTTGAGGATTATAAGCAACTCAAGAACTCGATGGTGGAATCCTATCCCGAAATGGCCGATTCCTATTGGCGTTCCGAGGACATCGAGCGCTTACTGGCCATTTTTCCCGAAGGACAGTTGGTGATTTTGGCCGATGGGAAAGTGGTGGGTTCGGCCTTGTCGTTGATTGTAGACGAAAAATTGGTCGACAAACGCCATAATTATTTGGAGGTCGTAGGCAATTATTCGTTTTCGACCCACAATCCGTTTGGGGAGATTTTGTATGGCATCGATGTGTTTATTCATCCCAATTATCGCGGCTTGCGTTTGGGACGCCGTTTGTATGATGCCCGCAAAGAACTGTGCGAACAACTCAACCTAAAAGCGATTGTTTTTGCGGGACGAATTCCCAATTATGGGCAGTATGCCGATAAAATGTCGCCCAAAAAATACATCGACAAAATCAAAAGCAAACAACTACACGATCCCGTATTGTCGTTTCAGTTGAGCAACGATTTTCACGTGTTGCGCGTCATCAAAAATTATTTAGTAGGCGATGAAGATTCGAAGGAATTCGCCGTTTTGCTCGAGTGGAATAACATTTATTATGACGAAAGTCCCAAGCTCATCAACACCGAAAAATCAGTGATTCGGCTAGGGCTTATTCAGTGGCAAATGCGCTCGCTCTCCAATCTCGACGCCTTGTTTGAACAATCCGAGTTTTTTATCGATGTGGTCTCGGGCTATGGTTGCGATTTTGCGTTGTTTCCAGAACTGTTCACCGCGCCTTTGATGGCCGATTACAATCATCTCACCGAGGCCGAAGCCATACGCGAATTGGCCAAATATTCGGACCCAATTCGCAAGCGGTTTCAGGAGTTTGCCATTTCGTACAACATCAATATCATCACGGGAAGTATGCCGTATTTAGAAGGCGGGAATTTGTATAATGTTGGTTTTTTGTGCAAGCGCGACGGGACTTCAGAGATGTATGCCAAAATTCACGTTACGCCCAATGAGGTTCAACATTGGGGAATGAAAGGCGGCTCCGAAATCAAAACCTTTGATACCGATTGCGGGAAAATAGGCGTGATGATTTGTTACGATGTCGAATTCCCTGAACTCTCCCGATTAATGGTCGACGAAGGAATGAATATCTTGTTTGTCCCCTTCCTGACCGATACGCAAAACGCCTACACCAGAGTCAAACATTGTTCCCAAGCGCGAGCCATCGAAAACGAGTGTTTTGTAGCCATAGCGGGATGTGTGGGGAATTTGCCTAAGGTCAATAATATGGATATTCAGTATGCGCAATCGGCGGTGTTTACGCCCTCGGATTTTGCGTTTCCGAGCAACGGCATCAAAGCCGAAGCCACACCCAACACCGAGATGACACTGATTGTCGACGTCGATTTGGATTTGCTCAAAGAGCTGCACGAACACGGCAGCGTGCGCATCCTTAAAGACCGAAGAACCGATTTGTACGAAATAAAAAAGATAAAAAACGGAGAGAAATAG
- a CDS encoding restriction endonuclease produces the protein MELPKYHETFIPVLEILNTVESIKSRDLASKVRDLYYSELPIELMNQKTSSGANVLIDRILWGKSYLKMGKFVMYPKRGFVQITEKGKRILELGNLPLQDLQNDSDFINHRETVTSEKVNEIEDEIIKIENASPQDLIDSGFSTIETEVKTELLERLKEIDPYYFEKVILILLKKMGYGDFIETSKSGDGGIDGIINEDKLGLEKIYTQAKRYNENKVREKDIRNFIGAMSGDTSKGVFITTSTFDDAAVKKAKEAHHRIILIDGLKLVDLMHQYNVGVQVKTIYEIKEIDNDFFEEN, from the coding sequence ATGGAATTACCTAAATATCATGAAACGTTTATCCCAGTACTTGAAATTCTAAATACAGTTGAGTCGATTAAAAGTAGAGATTTAGCATCCAAGGTGAGAGATTTATATTATTCTGAACTCCCTATAGAATTAATGAACCAAAAAACTAGTTCCGGAGCAAATGTATTGATTGATAGAATACTTTGGGGGAAATCTTATTTAAAAATGGGGAAATTTGTAATGTATCCCAAAAGAGGTTTTGTTCAAATAACAGAAAAAGGAAAAAGAATTTTAGAACTAGGAAATTTACCTCTGCAAGACCTTCAAAATGATTCAGATTTTATTAATCATCGTGAGACTGTAACGAGTGAAAAAGTAAACGAAATAGAGGATGAAATCATTAAAATTGAAAATGCATCCCCACAAGATTTAATAGATTCTGGATTTTCAACAATAGAAACTGAAGTAAAAACAGAACTTTTAGAAAGACTAAAAGAAATAGACCCATATTATTTTGAGAAGGTGATTTTAATTTTGCTAAAAAAAATGGGTTATGGAGATTTTATCGAAACATCTAAATCTGGTGATGGGGGAATTGATGGAATTATTAATGAAGACAAATTAGGGTTAGAAAAAATTTATACACAAGCTAAACGATATAACGAAAATAAAGTTAGAGAAAAAGACATTAGGAATTTTATTGGGGCAATGAGTGGAGATACTAGTAAAGGAGTTTTTATAACCACTTCTACTTTTGATGATGCCGCAGTTAAGAAGGCCAAAGAAGCTCATCACAGAATTATATTGATAGATGGTTTGAAACTAGTTGATTTAATGCATCAATATAATGTAGGTGTCCAAGTAAAGACTATTTATGAGATTAAAGAAATTGATAATGACTTTTTCGAAGAAAACTAA
- a CDS encoding single-stranded DNA-binding protein: protein MNAMKNRVQLIGHVGNEPEIKTFDGGKKLANLTIATNDTYRNDKGDKVEQTEWHKVTAWGKTADIIEKYVTKGKEVAIEGKLTHRSYEDKNGEKRYITEVIVNEILLIGK from the coding sequence ATGAATGCAATGAAAAACAGAGTACAATTAATCGGTCACGTAGGAAACGAACCAGAAATCAAAACCTTCGACGGAGGTAAAAAACTAGCCAACCTTACTATCGCTACCAACGACACTTACCGCAACGACAAAGGTGACAAAGTAGAACAAACCGAATGGCACAAAGTAACTGCCTGGGGAAAAACAGCCGACATCATCGAGAAATACGTGACCAAAGGCAAGGAAGTAGCCATCGAAGGCAAACTCACCCACCGCAGTTACGAAGATAAGAACGGGGAAAAACGCTACATCACCGAAGTGATAGTGAATGAAATCCTTTTGATTGGTAAATAA
- a CDS encoding HRDC domain-containing protein, producing the protein MNVQVFSVRVDAPHLAQDQQQLNDFIASVELVQSDTHFIESDASYWSVLLHYKEKINLAPREKESLTDLTQDQVDRFQHLKKWRNEKAKTNGLKPFMVCHNSHLIQIAVQHPKTSSDFQWIKGFGEKRTQQYADEIIQLLENIYLNQEELI; encoded by the coding sequence ATGAATGTACAAGTATTTTCCGTTCGGGTAGATGCTCCTCATTTGGCGCAAGACCAGCAACAGCTTAATGATTTTATCGCCTCGGTAGAATTGGTACAATCCGATACCCATTTCATAGAATCCGATGCTAGTTATTGGTCGGTTTTGTTGCATTATAAAGAGAAAATCAATCTTGCGCCCCGTGAAAAAGAGTCGCTCACCGACTTAACCCAAGACCAAGTCGATAGGTTTCAACATTTGAAAAAATGGCGCAACGAAAAAGCCAAAACTAATGGTTTGAAACCATTTATGGTGTGTCACAACAGCCATCTGATTCAAATAGCGGTGCAACATCCCAAAACGAGTTCCGATTTTCAATGGATTAAAGGATTTGGAGAAAAACGAACGCAACAATATGCGGATGAAATCATTCAGCTATTAGAAAACATTTATCTTAATCAGGAAGAATTAATATAA
- a CDS encoding histone deacetylase, translated as MFFIANHPIYNHPLPEGHRFPMLKYELLPKQLLHEGTAEFTDFYSPDSIDLSLVQAVHSATYVKALTELTLDAKAIRSIGFPLSAALVERELRIAQGTVAGCNHALEHGIAFNIAGGTHHAFSDRGEAFCLLNDQAIAAQYLIDQKKRQKILIVDLDVHQGNGTAEIFQNNADVITFSMHGQSNYPFRKETSDYDIPLPDKTDDSTYLAILQETLPELLNIHRPDFVFYLAGVDILGTDKLGKLGCTLEGCKARDSYVLGLCKSLGIPLQVSMGGGYSPAIKTIIEAHANTYRVARALY; from the coding sequence ATGTTTTTTATTGCCAACCATCCCATTTACAATCATCCACTACCAGAAGGACATCGCTTTCCGATGCTCAAATACGAATTGCTTCCCAAGCAGTTACTCCACGAAGGAACCGCTGAGTTCACAGATTTCTATTCTCCTGATAGTATCGATTTATCCTTGGTGCAAGCTGTACATAGTGCAACTTATGTTAAGGCTCTCACTGAATTAACCCTCGATGCTAAAGCCATTCGTAGTATCGGATTTCCGCTTTCTGCAGCGTTGGTCGAGCGAGAGTTGCGTATTGCACAAGGTACAGTTGCGGGTTGTAATCACGCGTTGGAACACGGCATCGCTTTTAACATTGCTGGTGGAACCCATCACGCATTCTCGGACAGAGGAGAGGCTTTTTGTTTGCTCAACGATCAAGCGATTGCAGCTCAATACCTTATTGATCAGAAGAAGCGCCAAAAAATCCTCATTGTAGATCTCGATGTACATCAAGGCAATGGCACAGCCGAAATCTTTCAAAATAATGCTGATGTCATTACTTTTTCGATGCACGGTCAGAGCAATTATCCTTTTCGAAAAGAAACTTCAGATTACGATATCCCTTTGCCAGACAAGACGGATGATTCAACTTATTTGGCCATTTTACAAGAAACACTTCCAGAATTACTGAACATCCATCGTCCCGATTTTGTGTTTTACTTAGCGGGTGTGGATATTTTGGGTACGGACAAATTAGGGAAATTAGGGTGTACTTTAGAAGGCTGCAAAGCTCGAGATAGCTATGTTTTAGGTCTTTGTAAATCATTGGGGATTCCTCTACAAGTGAGTATGGGTGGCGGTTATTCCCCAGCGATAAAAACCATAATCGAGGCGCACGCTAATACGTATCGAGTAGCGAGAGCGTTGTATTAG
- a CDS encoding ferritin: protein MLSKNIEVALNNQIRIEAESSQIYLSMACWAEVNGLEGIAQFMYAQSDEERAHMLKLIKYVNERGGHAQITDLKAPKTSYDAFQGMFEELYKHEIFVSNSINELVHITFAEKDYATHNFLQWYVAEQIEEEATAKSILDKINLIGDDKGGLYLFDRDIQQAAVASAAAVAATK from the coding sequence ATGTTGTCTAAAAATATTGAAGTCGCACTAAATAATCAAATTCGAATAGAAGCAGAGTCTTCACAGATTTATTTGTCAATGGCTTGTTGGGCCGAAGTGAATGGACTGGAGGGCATTGCACAGTTTATGTATGCGCAATCCGATGAAGAGCGTGCACATATGTTGAAACTGATTAAATACGTCAATGAACGTGGTGGTCACGCACAAATCACCGATTTAAAAGCACCAAAAACATCCTATGACGCTTTTCAAGGGATGTTTGAGGAATTGTACAAACACGAGATTTTTGTGTCAAATTCTATCAACGAATTGGTGCATATCACTTTTGCAGAAAAAGATTATGCCACGCACAATTTCTTGCAATGGTATGTAGCTGAACAAATTGAAGAAGAAGCTACGGCTAAATCTATTTTGGATAAAATCAATTTGATTGGTGATGATAAAGGAGGCTTGTATTTATTTGACCGCGATATTCAGCAAGCTGCTGTTGCCAGTGCTGCCGCAGTAGCTGCAACCAAGTAA